The following is a genomic window from uncultured Draconibacterium sp..
TTCGAGAACATCTGGCCAATCCCGTACGGGGTCTCGTATAACAGCTATTTGATTGTTGATGAAAAGATCACGTTAGTTGACACTGTTGAACGCGCATTTATCGACGATTATCTGGATGCCATCGAAGAAATTATTGGCGACCGCGAGGTGGATTATCTGATCATTAACCATATGGAGCCCGACCACTCGGGAGCGTTAAAAGCAATCGTTCACCGTTACCCGAATATTACGCTTGTAGGTAATAAAAAGACCTTTGGTTTTGTAGAGTCGTACTATATGAAACCGGAAAATATCCACCTTGTACACGACGATCATGTGCTCGATCTGGGAAAACACAAACTGCAGTTCCAAATGATTCCTATGGTACACTGGCCTGAAACGATGGTGACTTTTGAAGAGACGAACCAGATTCTGTTTTCAGGAGATGCGTTTGGGAGCTACGGTACCATGGACGGTGGTATTTTCGACGATGAGATTAACCTCGATTTCTACGAAGTGGAAGTGATGCGTTATTTCACCAATATTGTTGGTAAATATTGTCCGCACACACAACGCGCTATTAAAAAACTGGCCGGACTGGATATTAAAATGATTGCCGCAACGCACGGTCCTATCTGGCGTAGCGATCTCAACTGGATTTTGAAACGCTACAATAAATGGAGTTCGTACGATTTAGATCGGGGAGTGGTTATTGTTTACGGTTCGATGTATGGTAACACCAAGAAAATGGCCGAGACTATTGCTCGTCAGATTGCAGTTCGTGGTATCAAAAACATTCGTGTTTACGACGCTTCAAAAACGCACTCGTCGTACATTATCAACGACATTTTTAAATACAAAGGATTTATTGTGGGGAGCGCGGCGTATAACAATGCGATGTTCCCGAACGTGGAAACATTGCTTACAACCGTTGAACACATGGCACCAAAAGACCACTTACTTGGTATTTTTGGTAATTACTCGTGGAACGGTGGCGGCGTGAAAAACCTGAAAACTTTTGCCGAAAAAATTAAGTGGGATATGGTTTACGAACCAATCGAAGAAAAAGGCAATATGAAGGTTCAAACGCAGGAAGAGTTGATTAAGTTAGCCAATGCAATGGCCGATAAATTGCTGGAAATGCCTGCCCCGGAAAAGATTTAATATCAATTTGTTAGATAAATTAGAAGCTGCTCTTCGGGGTGGCTTTTTGTTTTTTGCCCGGATTGTTTCTGACAAAAACTTGATGTTATTGTTACACTAACTTATTCCTTTAAAAGGGAAAATAGTTCATCTTCACACAAAATAAGATAAGAAATGGCTACCGAAATTACAATTATACGACACGGAGAAACGATGTGGAATGTGCAAAAGCGTATACAGGGACAGCGTAACAGTAAACTCTCTGAAAATGGGATTACACAAGCCGAATTGGTGGCAAAGGCACTGGCTAAACGTGAATTCGATGTTCTTGTTAGTAGCGACCTTGGACGTGCTATTGAAACTGCAAAAATTATCAATAAACAACTGTTGCTACCGCACGAGTATAATGCGAACTTGCGCGAACGTTCTTTTGGTATTTTTGAAGGAAAGAACTTTGCCGAGATCGAAGAAAAGTACCCCGAAGAATTTCTTCGTTACAAAGAGCGGAATCCTGAATTTATAGTTCCGGGTGGCGAGAGTATTCAGCAAATGTATAAGCGTATAACTTCTGAAATTGAATCGGTAGCCCGTAAATTTAAGGATCAGAAAGTACTGATTGTTTCGCATGGTTTGGTACTGGAGATGATGATGTATCGAACCTTTAACTTAAGGTTGGATGAGCCAAGGGCTTTCTCGATAAATAATTCCTCGATTAGTTCATTTTACATCGACGGGAACAATTGGTTTTTAAAAGAGTGGGGTGTAATTGAACATCTGGTTTCGCTGAATGTATTGAATGAGCTTTAGTATTCCAGTTATTAATAGCCGAGAGTCGTAAACTCTTATCTGCGAATTTCTGCAAAATCAGCGAGCAATTAATCCGAAGGGTTACTATATAATTGATCGCAGATGCTGCGGATTTTACAAATTAACTGTGAACTACAAAACAGGAAGTACAAGATAATTCGCTTTTATTGAATTCATTCAACTTCACCAGCTTTTTTCAAAGATATACGTGACGAAATCGGGCCAATAATTTCATGAATAAGTGCTGCCCCGATAACTACTCCCATAATCATTGAGCCGGTTTCTTTAAAAACAGGATCTTTGGTTAGTAACAGCGCCAATCCAATTACAATTCCGCCTTGTGGAATTAGTCCGCCTGCCGTGTATTTTTTCACTTTCGGACTGGTAGTGAAAAGTAACGAACCACTGTAAATGCCTGCAAACTTACCAATTATTCGGGCGATGATGTAAATAACAATCAATACATAACTGCCGGTAATTGACGATAGTTGCAGATGTAAGCCCGAGAGCGTGAAGAAGATCACAAAGATCAGTTCGTCGGTGTAGCGTTCGATGAGTTTAAATATTTTTTCCGATATTGGATTAAAATTGGCGACAACTGCTCCCAGTGCAATGGTGGAAAGTAGCGATTCAAAACCAAAGTATTCCGAAATTCCGTAACTTACCAATATGGCTCCGAATATTAAAACAATAAGGGTTCCTTCTTCCTGTTTGCTAAAAATTTTGGTGATAAGCTGAAACACAAAACCAATTGCAGCGCCGATAAGAATAGCTCCGCCAACATCGATACCTAATTCCATAACTGTTTTACCTATTTCAATATCGGTGCTGCCCAAAAAGAAGGCGGCAAAAGCAGTAACCAGTGTGTAAATGATAATGCCCACAATATCATCGAAAGCAGCAATTTCAAGCATTGTTGAGCTTACCTCTCCTTTGGCTTTGTATTCGTGAATTACGGCCAACGTTGCCGACGGATCGGTTGGTGCTGCAAGCGATGCCAACACCAGACTTATGGCCAGTGCTACACTCGTTGATTGAAAAGCTGGCATAAAAAAACGTAGGCTCAAAAACATGAACAGGAACACCATAAGAAATGCAAATAACGATTCGAATAGGGTTAAGAATAATATTGTTTTGCCGGTAGCGCGTAATTTCTTAGCCGATAAAGAGCCGCCAATTGAAAAAGTGATAAACGATAACGAAACCGAAAGCAGGGGATCGGTGTGTCCGACAAATTCATTCGACATGATTCCCGAGAGATCGGGATTTAGCAGAATGCCTGCCAGAATATATCCCGATATTTTCGGGAGTTTTATTTTTTCGGCGAGTTCGCCCAGTAAATAACCAGTGAAAACTAAGAGGCCAATACTTAAAATTACGTTCATAACAGTTGCTTTTTGTGGTCTTTTAACGGGCCAATTATAGAATAGCTATTCAGCTTAAAGATGTTTTTTCAGTGCTTGTTTTTGTTCCATTAGAGGAGTTGCAGCTTAGTTCATCAATCATTTCGCGCAGATTCCTTTTATTTTTAGAGTAACGAATGTTACTTCATTTAATCGCTTGTTATGTTCCGGTGTTGTTTTCACCTGCTAAAAATATTTTGTTTTTTGATGCTTGTCATTGCAGGGAAATCGCTTTCCCCAAACTTTTTTATACAAATCAAAATCGTTTTATCCCAAAGCCACATCCAGCAGCATCATGGTGGCAAAACCTATCATGGCACCGATGGTTGATAAATCGGTTTCGTTGCCTCTTTGCGATTCAGGAATCAGCTCTTCAACCACAACGAAAATCATTGCTCCGGCAGCAAATGAAAGTGCATAAGGCAAAAGTGGCTCAATTGTTAAAACCAAATAGGCTCCCAGTACTCCAGCCATCGGTTCAACAATTCCCGACAATTGCCCGTAGTTAAACGATTTCCATCGCGATAGTCCTTCGCGGCGCAGCGGAATAGAAACTGCCGCTCCTTCGGGGAAATTTTGTAGCCCGATTCCTATGGCTAGAGCAATGGCTCCGGTAAGAATTCCCATGTCGGGGTTATTTGCCAGTGCACCAAATGCAACGCCCACAGCCAATCCCTCAGGAATATTGTGTAAAGTAATGGCCAGCACCAAAAGAATGCTTCGTTGCCACGTTGTTGGAATTCCCTCGGCTTTATCGATAGATAAGCCCAGGTGAAGGTGAGGCAGAATTTTATCGATTAACAACAGAAAAGCACCTCCCGCTAAAAATCCGATAACTGCGGGCATCCACGGTAGCTCGCCTTGCGCTTCTGCCATTTCTATGGCTGGTTTCAAAAGCGACCAAAAACTGGCTGCAATCATCACGCCGGCAGCAAAGCCAAGCATCGAATTCAATACTTTTTTGTTTATTGATTTAAAGAAGAATACCATTGAGGCTCCGGCTGCAGTTAATAGCCAAGTGAAGATGGTAGCTCCCAGAGCCAGTAATACCGGATTATATTTTAATAATTGCTCCATGAAATTGATTTTTGTTTTTTCCGAATAGACTAAAACAAATCTAAGAAAATTATTGTTCAGCGTTTTAAAAAAAATAAGCTTTCGAGCCAGCCTTAATCTTGGAGAATCAAGTTTAATTTAGCTCGGTTGATTTTTCCGTTTTCGGTGCGTGGAAGATTTTTTATAAAGCGAATGTCTTTCGGCTGTTCGTATTTTGAAAGTACTCGGGTGCAATGGGTGGCAATCGTGGATTTTATTTCTTCATCAGCTGCACCTTCAATTAGTAGAATTATTTTCTCTCCAAGATATTCGTCTGGAACTGAGCCGATGGCATAAGGTCGTGGCATTTCATTTGCCAATTTCTCTTCAATTTGTTCGGGGAGAAATTTGATACCCCCGGAAATGATGATATTGTCAATGCGCCCCAGTACTTTAAAATGATAGCGATCAATTAATTCGCCCAAATCATTGGTTTGAATGGCTCCGTTTTCAAGCCCCGGCATCAAAATACGAATGCAATCGAGTTTATTCAGTTCAACTGAAATGTTATCGAGACATTGGTAACTCGCGGTTTTGTCGTAGCCATTTAATTTGCGCAAGGCAATGTGAGTTGCTGTTTCGGTCATGGCGTAACTCGAATAACAATGTGTTGAAATTTGCTGCAATTGCCCTTCCAAAGGTGTCGGGATTGCAGAGCCGCCGATCAAGAGATTTTCAATGTTTTGCACAGGCAATGCCAGGTATTTTGTTACCTGGTTAATAACCATCGCGGTAAATTTTATGGGCTTATCATCTGGTAAGTTTGTAAAATCGGATGCCGGATCAACAAGCTGTAAATCGAGTTTGCCTATGAGAGCGCGCACTGTCATCAATTTTCCGGCTATGTAACGGCTGGGTAGACAATGCAATACGCGGTCGCCTTCCTGTAAGTCAAAAAAGCGAATGGTGCGCAGGGCACTGGCCGCCACAAAATCCTTTTTTAGCGTAATTATTTTTGGTGCTCCGGTACTGCCCGAAGTTTGCACTTCAATGTAATCATTTGGATTGTACCACTCTGTCAAAAACTCTAACCAACTTTGTTCCCACTCGCTATTAGGTTTTTGTTGAAGCAACTCTTTTATATTCTCCGATTGCCCTTTTATGGTGATATGTGCAGGAAAAAGCTTCATTACATCTCGAATGATTTTGTGGTATTAAACCACAATTCCTCGCCACGAATTTCAAGTGGTGAATCAATGTTATTGGTAAAAAGCTGA
Proteins encoded in this region:
- a CDS encoding cation:proton antiporter: MNVILSIGLLVFTGYLLGELAEKIKLPKISGYILAGILLNPDLSGIMSNEFVGHTDPLLSVSLSFITFSIGGSLSAKKLRATGKTILFLTLFESLFAFLMVFLFMFLSLRFFMPAFQSTSVALAISLVLASLAAPTDPSATLAVIHEYKAKGEVSSTMLEIAAFDDIVGIIIYTLVTAFAAFFLGSTDIEIGKTVMELGIDVGGAILIGAAIGFVFQLITKIFSKQEEGTLIVLIFGAILVSYGISEYFGFESLLSTIALGAVVANFNPISEKIFKLIERYTDELIFVIFFTLSGLHLQLSSITGSYVLIVIYIIARIIGKFAGIYSGSLLFTTSPKVKKYTAGGLIPQGGIVIGLALLLTKDPVFKETGSMIMGVVIGAALIHEIIGPISSRISLKKAGEVE
- a CDS encoding AMP-binding protein; the protein is MKLFPAHITIKGQSENIKELLQQKPNSEWEQSWLEFLTEWYNPNDYIEVQTSGSTGAPKIITLKKDFVAASALRTIRFFDLQEGDRVLHCLPSRYIAGKLMTVRALIGKLDLQLVDPASDFTNLPDDKPIKFTAMVINQVTKYLALPVQNIENLLIGGSAIPTPLEGQLQQISTHCYSSYAMTETATHIALRKLNGYDKTASYQCLDNISVELNKLDCIRILMPGLENGAIQTNDLGELIDRYHFKVLGRIDNIIISGGIKFLPEQIEEKLANEMPRPYAIGSVPDEYLGEKIILLIEGAADEEIKSTIATHCTRVLSKYEQPKDIRFIKNLPRTENGKINRAKLNLILQD
- a CDS encoding histidine phosphatase family protein, with product MATEITIIRHGETMWNVQKRIQGQRNSKLSENGITQAELVAKALAKREFDVLVSSDLGRAIETAKIINKQLLLPHEYNANLRERSFGIFEGKNFAEIEEKYPEEFLRYKERNPEFIVPGGESIQQMYKRITSEIESVARKFKDQKVLIVSHGLVLEMMMYRTFNLRLDEPRAFSINNSSISSFYIDGNNWFLKEWGVIEHLVSLNVLNEL
- a CDS encoding ZIP family metal transporter; translated protein: MEQLLKYNPVLLALGATIFTWLLTAAGASMVFFFKSINKKVLNSMLGFAAGVMIAASFWSLLKPAIEMAEAQGELPWMPAVIGFLAGGAFLLLIDKILPHLHLGLSIDKAEGIPTTWQRSILLVLAITLHNIPEGLAVGVAFGALANNPDMGILTGAIALAIGIGLQNFPEGAAVSIPLRREGLSRWKSFNYGQLSGIVEPMAGVLGAYLVLTIEPLLPYALSFAAGAMIFVVVEELIPESQRGNETDLSTIGAMIGFATMMLLDVALG
- a CDS encoding FprA family A-type flavoprotein, which gives rise to MLQVNLAEDIYYLGFNDRRTHLFENIWPIPYGVSYNSYLIVDEKITLVDTVERAFIDDYLDAIEEIIGDREVDYLIINHMEPDHSGALKAIVHRYPNITLVGNKKTFGFVESYYMKPENIHLVHDDHVLDLGKHKLQFQMIPMVHWPETMVTFEETNQILFSGDAFGSYGTMDGGIFDDEINLDFYEVEVMRYFTNIVGKYCPHTQRAIKKLAGLDIKMIAATHGPIWRSDLNWILKRYNKWSSYDLDRGVVIVYGSMYGNTKKMAETIARQIAVRGIKNIRVYDASKTHSSYIINDIFKYKGFIVGSAAYNNAMFPNVETLLTTVEHMAPKDHLLGIFGNYSWNGGGVKNLKTFAEKIKWDMVYEPIEEKGNMKVQTQEELIKLANAMADKLLEMPAPEKI